The proteins below come from a single Serratia fonticola genomic window:
- a CDS encoding Na(+)-translocating NADH-quinone reductase subunit A — MIKIKKGLDLPIAGAPSQVIQDGPAVTQVALLGQEYVGMRPSMLVQVGDRVKKGQALFEDKKIPGVFFTAPASGQIAAINRGERRMLQSVVIDIENDGEQQVELAYYQQADLPMLERQQVESDLIASGLWTALRTRPFSKTPLPGTSPRAIFVSAIDTQPLAADPLVIINEQLAAFNAGLTVLARLTDGKVQVCHAAGTRLDTAAGAQIDYSEFAGPHPAGLVGTHIHFLEPVSLKKTVWHIGYQDVIAIGTLFTTGKLDTQRVVALAGPQVEQPVLLRTRLGASLDQLTAGRLKAGENRVISGSVLSGFHASGPSAWLGRFHNQVSVLLEGREKELFGWIAPASDKFSITRTTLGHFLKHKLFAFSTTTNGGERSMVPIGNYERVMPLDILPTHLLRDLLAGDTDSAQALGCLELDEEDLALCTFVCPGKYEYGPVLREVLTKIEQEG, encoded by the coding sequence ATGATCAAAATAAAAAAAGGGTTAGATCTGCCAATCGCTGGGGCGCCTTCGCAGGTGATCCAGGATGGCCCAGCGGTCACACAAGTGGCGCTGCTCGGCCAGGAATATGTTGGTATGCGTCCCTCCATGTTGGTACAGGTTGGCGATCGAGTTAAGAAAGGCCAGGCGCTGTTTGAAGATAAGAAGATCCCTGGGGTTTTCTTCACGGCACCGGCCAGCGGGCAGATCGCCGCTATCAATCGCGGCGAACGCCGCATGCTGCAATCGGTGGTGATTGACATCGAAAACGACGGCGAACAGCAGGTGGAACTGGCCTATTATCAGCAGGCCGATTTGCCAATGCTGGAGCGTCAACAGGTTGAAAGCGATCTGATCGCCAGTGGCCTGTGGACGGCACTGCGTACTCGCCCATTTAGCAAAACTCCCCTTCCAGGTACCTCACCGCGCGCTATTTTCGTCAGCGCTATCGATACCCAGCCGCTGGCAGCGGATCCGTTGGTGATTATCAACGAGCAATTGGCGGCATTTAATGCCGGGCTGACGGTATTGGCACGCCTGACAGACGGCAAAGTACAGGTCTGCCATGCAGCGGGTACGCGGTTGGATACGGCTGCTGGGGCGCAGATTGATTACAGCGAGTTTGCTGGCCCGCACCCTGCGGGGCTGGTGGGCACGCATATTCACTTCCTGGAGCCGGTCAGCCTGAAGAAAACCGTTTGGCATATCGGTTATCAGGATGTGATCGCCATCGGCACCCTGTTTACCACTGGCAAGCTGGATACCCAACGCGTGGTCGCCCTGGCGGGGCCACAGGTGGAACAGCCTGTGCTGCTGCGCACTCGTTTGGGGGCCAGCCTGGATCAACTGACGGCGGGCCGCCTGAAGGCCGGTGAAAACCGGGTGATTTCCGGCTCGGTGCTGAGTGGCTTCCATGCCAGCGGCCCGAGTGCCTGGCTTGGCCGTTTCCACAACCAGGTATCGGTGTTGCTGGAAGGCCGGGAGAAAGAGCTGTTCGGCTGGATTGCTCCGGCATCGGACAAGTTCTCCATCACCCGCACCACGCTGGGCCATTTCCTCAAGCACAAGCTGTTCGCTTTCTCCACCACCACCAACGGCGGTGAGCGTTCGATGGTGCCGATCGGCAATTACGAGCGGGTGATGCCGCTGGATATTCTGCCGACCCATCTGCTGCGCGATCTGCTGGCGGGCGATACGGACAGTGCCCAGGCGCTAGGCTGTCTGGAGCTGGATGAAGAAGATCTGGCGTTGTGTACCTTCGTTTGCCCCGGCAAGTATGAATATGGCCCGGTGCTGCGCGAAGTGCTGACCAAGATTGAGCAGGAAGGATAA
- a CDS encoding NADH:ubiquinone reductase (Na(+)-transporting) subunit B: MGLKNFFDKIEHHFTPGGKLEKWYPLFEATATVFYTPGTVTRGASHVRDAIDLKRMMILVWLAVFPAMFWGMYNVGQQTIPALHHLYSGEQLQQVLAGDWHYWLAQMLGATLGADAGWISKMVLGATYFVPIYAVVFLVGGFWEVVFAMVRKHEINEGFFVTSILFALIVPPTMPLWQAALGISFGVVVAKEIFGGTGRNFLNPALAGRAFLFFAYPAQISGDLVWTAADGFSGATPLAQWSVGGVHSLTNVTTGQSISWMDAFIGNIPGSIGEVSTLMILLGGAIILFGRVASWRIVAGVMLGMIATAYLFNAIGSTTNPMFAMPWYWHLVLGGFAFGMVFMATDPVSASFTNKGKWWYGILIGVMCVLIRVVNPAYPEGMMLAILFANLFAPLFDYLVVQANIKRRKARGE, translated from the coding sequence ATGGGCCTGAAGAATTTTTTTGACAAGATTGAGCATCACTTCACGCCGGGCGGCAAGCTGGAAAAGTGGTACCCGCTGTTTGAAGCGACGGCGACGGTGTTCTACACCCCCGGCACGGTAACGCGCGGGGCTTCGCACGTACGTGATGCCATCGATCTGAAGCGCATGATGATCCTGGTGTGGCTGGCAGTATTCCCGGCCATGTTCTGGGGCATGTATAACGTGGGCCAGCAGACCATTCCTGCACTGCACCATCTGTACAGCGGCGAGCAGCTGCAACAGGTGCTGGCGGGGGACTGGCATTACTGGCTGGCACAAATGCTGGGGGCAACGCTCGGCGCCGATGCTGGCTGGATCAGCAAGATGGTGCTCGGTGCGACCTACTTCGTGCCGATCTACGCCGTGGTATTCCTGGTGGGTGGCTTCTGGGAAGTGGTGTTTGCGATGGTACGCAAACATGAGATCAACGAAGGCTTCTTCGTCACCTCCATTCTGTTCGCCCTGATTGTGCCGCCAACTATGCCGTTATGGCAGGCCGCGCTTGGCATCAGTTTTGGTGTGGTGGTTGCCAAGGAGATCTTCGGCGGTACTGGGCGTAACTTCCTCAACCCGGCGTTGGCGGGGCGTGCCTTCCTGTTCTTTGCCTATCCGGCGCAGATTTCTGGCGATCTGGTGTGGACCGCGGCAGACGGCTTTTCCGGTGCGACACCGTTGGCACAATGGAGCGTTGGCGGAGTTCACAGCCTGACCAACGTCACCACTGGCCAGTCCATCAGTTGGATGGACGCGTTTATCGGTAACATCCCAGGTTCGATCGGGGAAGTCTCAACCCTGATGATCCTGCTCGGCGGGGCGATTATCCTGTTTGGCCGCGTCGCTTCCTGGCGCATTGTGGCTGGCGTGATGCTCGGCATGATCGCCACGGCGTATCTGTTCAATGCCATTGGCTCTACCACCAACCCGATGTTCGCGATGCCTTGGTACTGGCATCTGGTGCTGGGCGGCTTTGCCTTCGGTATGGTGTTTATGGCTACCGACCCGGTTTCCGCCTCGTTTACCAACAAAGGGAAGTGGTGGTACGGCATCCTGATCGGCGTGATGTGCGTGCTGATCCGGGTGGTCAACCCGGCCTATCCGGAAGGCATGATGCTGGCGATCCTGTTCGCCAACCTGTTCGCACCGCTGTTCGATTACCTGGTGGTGCAGGCTAACATCAAGCGGAGAAAAGCACGTGGCGAATGA
- the dpaA gene encoding peptidoglycan meso-diaminopimelic acid protein amidase, with protein MSKIALLFAMLFCTPLITACSASEPAPAPQAPLVAQQLLGSPVYIQIFKEERKLELYAKMGNEFRLVNSFSICNFSGGLGPKRREGDFKSPEGFYSVDTRHLKPDSKYYRAINIGFPNDYDKAQGYSGAYLMIHGECKSIGCYAMTNAYMDDIYRYVEAAFAHGQSRVDISIYPFRMTEQNLQRHRSSTYISFWRQLKPGYDYFVKNRQPPLVSVTNGQYVLAQPVIGSGQPTQYASTIETSNNPFARSQPLTVVK; from the coding sequence ATGAGCAAAATCGCGCTGTTGTTTGCGATGCTATTTTGTACGCCGCTGATCACGGCGTGCAGCGCCAGTGAGCCAGCCCCGGCTCCCCAGGCCCCTTTGGTTGCACAGCAGTTATTAGGTTCACCGGTCTATATCCAGATATTCAAAGAAGAACGCAAGCTGGAGTTGTACGCCAAGATGGGCAACGAATTCCGCCTGGTGAATAGCTTCTCTATCTGTAACTTCTCCGGTGGGCTTGGCCCGAAGCGCCGTGAAGGGGATTTTAAAAGCCCGGAAGGTTTTTATAGCGTCGATACCCGCCATCTGAAGCCAGACAGCAAATATTATCGCGCCATCAATATCGGTTTCCCTAATGATTACGATAAAGCGCAGGGATATTCCGGTGCCTATCTGATGATCCACGGGGAATGCAAATCGATTGGTTGCTACGCGATGACCAACGCTTATATGGACGATATCTATCGTTACGTTGAAGCGGCGTTTGCCCATGGGCAAAGCCGGGTGGACATCAGCATTTATCCGTTCCGCATGACCGAACAGAACCTGCAACGCCACCGCTCATCAACCTACATCAGCTTCTGGCGTCAGTTAAAACCGGGTTATGATTACTTCGTCAAAAACCGTCAGCCACCGCTGGTTAGCGTGACCAACGGCCAATATGTGTTGGCACAGCCGGTGATTGGCAGCGGCCAGCCAACGCAGTACGCCTCAACGATTGAGACCAGCAACAACCCGTTCGCCCGCAGCCAGCCGCTCACCGTAGTGAAATAA
- the mtnA gene encoding S-methyl-5-thioribose-1-phosphate isomerase — MQALNTTSLSLQDNRLQILDQQALPQEKCWLPCDSVDELVGHIRALRVRGAPLIGLSASLLLALLAERGLPQAELEQALQTLRASRPTAVNLMNNLDRMKQALAQPDWVSAMAEEALRLVEEDRTLCDRIADNGAEWVKPGSRLLTHCNTGGLATAGVGTAIGVLLRAHQQGKIAQVWVDETRPLLQGGRLTAWELGELGIPYRLICDSMAASLMATGQVDAVWVGADRIAANGDVANKIGTYSLAVLAHYHRIPFYVAAPHTTHDPHCPDGAAIPIEQRAAEEVTGVSGSFGSCQWAPLNAPTYNPAFDVTPAALISGWVLDSGVITPEQVADGIFQRALA; from the coding sequence ATGCAAGCACTTAACACCACCAGCCTGAGCCTGCAAGACAACCGCCTCCAGATCCTTGACCAGCAAGCTTTGCCGCAGGAAAAATGCTGGCTGCCCTGCGACAGCGTGGACGAGTTGGTTGGGCATATCCGTGCCCTGCGGGTGCGTGGCGCACCGTTGATCGGGCTGTCTGCCAGCCTGCTGCTCGCCCTGTTGGCCGAACGTGGTCTGCCGCAGGCTGAGCTGGAGCAGGCATTACAGACGCTACGCGCCTCACGCCCGACTGCGGTGAACCTGATGAACAATCTGGATCGTATGAAGCAGGCTTTGGCACAGCCGGATTGGGTGAGCGCGATGGCCGAGGAAGCGCTGCGCCTGGTAGAGGAAGATCGGACCCTGTGCGATCGCATCGCCGATAACGGGGCCGAGTGGGTGAAACCGGGCAGTCGCCTGCTCACCCATTGCAACACCGGGGGACTAGCGACGGCGGGCGTGGGTACGGCGATTGGCGTTCTATTGCGAGCGCACCAGCAAGGCAAGATCGCCCAGGTTTGGGTCGATGAAACTCGTCCGTTGCTGCAAGGGGGCCGCCTTACCGCCTGGGAGTTGGGAGAGCTGGGCATTCCTTACCGCTTGATCTGCGATTCCATGGCCGCCAGCCTGATGGCTACGGGCCAGGTTGATGCCGTCTGGGTAGGCGCAGACCGCATTGCGGCCAACGGTGACGTGGCCAATAAAATCGGCACTTACAGCCTGGCGGTACTGGCTCATTACCACCGTATTCCATTTTACGTGGCCGCCCCACACACCACGCACGATCCTCATTGCCCGGACGGCGCGGCCATTCCTATCGAACAGCGCGCGGCAGAGGAAGTGACGGGGGTCAGCGGTAGCTTTGGCTCCTGCCAGTGGGCACCGCTCAATGCGCCAACCTACAACCCGGCATTCGATGTCACTCCAGCAGCATTAATCAGCGGCTGGGTGTTGGATAGCGGCGTCATTACGCCAGAGCAGGTTGCCGACGGCATTTTCCAACGCGCATTGGCATAA
- the mtnK gene encoding S-methyl-5-thioribose kinase yields the protein MSQYRTFTAADAVEYARQYGQLADPQALVSADEIGDGNLNLVFKIRDADGVSRVIVKQALPYVRCVGESWPLTLDRARIEAETLLIHGALCPRHTVQVLHHDPELAVMVQEDLSDHHIWRSELVKGRYYPLAAGQLAEYLAQTLFHTSDFYQTAQLKKAEVSRFTNPELCQITEDLFFSDPYQDHERNQFDEALLPQVLALRDDAALKLAVAGLKHRFLSKAEALLHGDIHSGSIFVAEGKLKAIDAEFGFYGPIGFDIGTALGNLLLNYCGLPGLFGPRDAAAGREQRLQDVRELWLIFADRFLALCHQHSRDATLALPGYAEQFLQQVWADAVGYCGTELIRRTIGLAHVADLDSITDAEMRAECQRNALNLGRALIVNAPHIEHIDALLARIRQHG from the coding sequence ATGTCACAATATCGTACGTTTACTGCTGCCGATGCCGTTGAATACGCGCGTCAATATGGGCAACTGGCCGATCCACAGGCGCTGGTGAGTGCCGATGAGATCGGCGATGGCAATCTGAACCTGGTCTTTAAAATCCGTGATGCCGACGGCGTCAGCCGGGTGATCGTCAAGCAGGCACTGCCGTATGTACGTTGCGTGGGGGAATCCTGGCCGTTGACGCTGGATCGGGCGCGTATCGAAGCGGAAACGCTGCTGATCCACGGGGCGCTGTGCCCACGCCACACGGTGCAGGTGCTGCATCACGATCCCGAGCTGGCGGTGATGGTGCAGGAAGATCTCTCTGACCATCACATCTGGCGCAGTGAGCTGGTGAAGGGGCGTTACTATCCGCTGGCTGCAGGGCAACTGGCGGAATACCTGGCGCAAACTCTGTTCCACACCTCTGATTTTTACCAGACTGCACAGCTGAAAAAGGCCGAAGTCAGCCGTTTCACCAACCCGGAGTTGTGCCAGATCACCGAAGATCTGTTCTTTAGCGATCCCTATCAGGATCATGAGCGTAATCAGTTTGACGAGGCGCTGTTGCCGCAAGTGCTGGCACTGCGTGATGACGCGGCGCTGAAGTTGGCGGTAGCCGGGCTGAAGCATCGCTTCCTGAGCAAGGCCGAAGCGCTGCTGCACGGTGATATTCATAGCGGTTCGATCTTTGTCGCGGAAGGTAAGCTGAAGGCGATCGACGCCGAGTTTGGCTTCTACGGGCCGATCGGCTTTGATATTGGCACTGCGCTGGGTAATCTGCTGCTGAACTATTGCGGTTTGCCTGGCTTGTTCGGCCCGCGTGATGCGGCGGCGGGGCGCGAGCAGCGATTGCAGGATGTGCGTGAACTGTGGCTGATCTTTGCCGATCGCTTTCTGGCGTTGTGCCATCAACATAGCCGTGACGCAACGCTGGCGCTGCCGGGCTATGCCGAGCAGTTCCTGCAACAGGTATGGGCAGATGCGGTGGGTTACTGCGGTACGGAGCTGATACGCCGCACTATCGGGCTGGCGCACGTGGCCGATCTGGACAGCATCACCGATGCGGAAATGCGTGCCGAATGTCAGCGTAACGCCCTCAATCTGGGCCGTGCGCTGATCGTCAATGCGCCGCACATAGAACATATCGATGCCTTGCTGGCGCGTATCCGCCAACATGGCTGA
- the fadE gene encoding acyl-CoA dehydrogenase FadE encodes MMVLSIVVLLALIGVVFYHRVNLALSSLLLLAFTAAMGAIGLWTYWMLVPLAIVLLPLNIVSLRRSLLSAPALRAFRKVMPPMSTTEKEAIDAGTTWWEGDLFRGQPDWNKLHNYPQPKLTEEEQAFIDGPVEEACRMANDFEITHELADLPPELWAYLKEHRFFAMIIKKEYGGLEFSPYAQARVLQKLAGVSGILAITVGVPNSLGPGELLQHYGTEEQKDHYLPGLARGDEIPCFALTSPEAGSDAGAIPDVGTVCMGEWQGKQVLGMRLTWNKRYITLAPIATVLGLAFKLHDPSRLLSDNESPGITCALIPTNTPGVEIGNRHFPLNVPFQNGPTRGNDVFVPIDYIIGGPKMAGQGWRMLVECLSVGRGITLPSNSTGSLKSVALATGAYAHIRRQFKISIGKMEGIEEPLARIAGNTYVMDAAASLITYALMQGEKPAVLSAIVKYHCTHRGQQAIIDAMDITGGKGIMLGEANFLARAYQGAPIAITVEGANILTRTMMIFGQGAIRCHPYVLTEMAAAQNNDLHSFDQALFGHLGHVGSSKMRSLWLGLTNGRTSSTPTKDATRRYYQQLNRLSANLALLSDVSMGVLGGSLKRRERISARLGDVLSQMYLASATLKRFEDEGRQKEDLPLVHWGVQDSLNQAEQALDDLLRNFPNRFIAGVMRLVVFPFGRVHTAPSDKLDHQLAKIIQQPSATRSRLGRGQYLTPSEHNPVGLLEAALLDVIAAEPIHQRLCKQAGKNLPFTRLDRLAQRALDEGKISADEAKILVKAEESRLRSINVDDFAPDALAAQQPVKPVKLEKRQQQTEAA; translated from the coding sequence ATGATGGTTCTTAGTATCGTTGTTTTACTCGCACTCATTGGTGTGGTGTTTTATCACCGAGTGAACCTGGCTCTCAGCAGTCTGCTGCTGTTGGCCTTTACGGCGGCCATGGGCGCTATTGGCCTTTGGACCTACTGGATGCTGGTACCGCTGGCAATCGTGCTGCTGCCGCTGAACATCGTTTCGCTGCGCCGCTCGCTGCTTTCTGCCCCTGCACTGCGCGCCTTCCGCAAAGTGATGCCGCCAATGTCCACCACGGAAAAAGAAGCCATCGACGCCGGGACCACCTGGTGGGAAGGCGATCTGTTCCGCGGCCAACCGGATTGGAACAAGCTGCACAACTATCCGCAGCCTAAGCTGACAGAGGAAGAGCAAGCCTTTATCGACGGCCCGGTGGAAGAAGCCTGCCGCATGGCCAATGACTTCGAGATCACCCACGAACTGGCCGATCTGCCGCCAGAGCTGTGGGCCTATCTGAAAGAACACCGCTTCTTTGCGATGATCATCAAGAAAGAGTACGGCGGGCTGGAATTCTCCCCTTATGCTCAGGCCCGCGTCCTGCAAAAGCTGGCGGGTGTTTCAGGTATTCTGGCGATCACCGTCGGTGTGCCTAACTCCCTCGGCCCAGGCGAGCTGCTGCAACATTACGGCACTGAAGAACAGAAAGATCACTACCTGCCAGGCCTGGCGCGCGGTGATGAAATTCCTTGCTTCGCACTGACCAGCCCAGAAGCAGGTTCCGACGCCGGGGCCATCCCGGACGTAGGCACCGTGTGCATGGGCGAATGGCAAGGCAAACAGGTGCTGGGCATGCGCCTGACCTGGAACAAGCGCTATATCACTCTGGCACCGATTGCCACCGTGCTGGGGCTGGCCTTCAAGCTGCATGACCCAAGCCGCCTGCTGAGCGATAACGAATCCCCCGGCATCACCTGTGCGTTGATCCCAACCAACACCCCAGGGGTAGAGATCGGCAACCGTCACTTCCCGCTCAACGTGCCATTCCAGAATGGTCCAACCCGCGGCAACGACGTGTTCGTCCCGATCGATTACATCATTGGCGGGCCAAAAATGGCAGGTCAAGGTTGGCGGATGCTGGTTGAATGCCTGTCGGTTGGCCGTGGTATCACTCTGCCGTCCAACTCCACTGGCAGTCTGAAATCGGTGGCTTTGGCGACCGGCGCTTACGCCCATATTCGCCGCCAGTTCAAAATCTCTATCGGTAAGATGGAAGGGATTGAAGAACCGCTGGCACGTATTGCCGGTAACACCTATGTGATGGATGCCGCCGCCTCGCTGATCACCTATGCGTTGATGCAGGGCGAAAAACCTGCGGTACTGTCTGCCATCGTGAAATACCATTGTACCCACCGTGGCCAGCAGGCCATCATTGATGCGATGGATATCACCGGCGGTAAAGGCATCATGCTGGGTGAAGCCAACTTCCTGGCCCGTGCCTACCAGGGCGCGCCAATCGCCATCACGGTAGAAGGTGCCAATATCCTGACCCGTACCATGATGATCTTCGGCCAGGGGGCGATCCGCTGCCATCCTTATGTGCTGACCGAAATGGCCGCCGCGCAGAACAACGATCTGCACAGCTTCGACCAGGCGCTGTTTGGCCACCTCGGCCACGTTGGCAGCAGCAAAATGCGCAGCCTGTGGCTTGGCCTGACCAATGGCCGCACCAGCAGCACGCCAACCAAAGACGCTACACGCCGCTACTATCAGCAGCTCAACCGTCTGAGCGCCAACCTGGCGTTGCTGTCTGACGTTTCCATGGGCGTACTGGGCGGCAGCCTGAAGCGCCGCGAGCGTATCTCTGCCCGCTTGGGTGACGTGCTGAGCCAGATGTACCTGGCCTCGGCCACGCTGAAACGCTTTGAAGATGAAGGGCGTCAGAAAGAAGATCTGCCATTGGTTCACTGGGGCGTGCAAGACAGCCTGAACCAGGCGGAGCAAGCGCTGGACGACTTGCTGCGCAACTTCCCGAACCGCTTTATCGCCGGGGTGATGCGCCTGGTGGTGTTCCCATTCGGCCGCGTGCATACCGCACCTTCGGATAAGCTGGACCACCAGTTGGCGAAGATTATCCAACAGCCTTCAGCCACCCGTAGCCGCCTTGGCCGTGGCCAATACCTGACGCCAAGCGAGCATAACCCGGTTGGCCTGCTGGAAGCCGCGTTGCTGGACGTGATTGCCGCAGAACCTATCCACCAGCGCCTGTGCAAGCAAGCCGGTAAGAACCTGCCGTTCACCCGTCTTGATCGTCTGGCACAGCGTGCACTGGATGAAGGCAAAATCAGCGCCGACGAAGCCAAGATCCTGGTGAAAGCGGAAGAGAGCCGTCTGCGTTCAATCAACGTTGATGACTTTGCACCAGACGCGCTGGCGGCGCAGCAGCCGGTAAAGCCAGTAAAGCTGGAAAAACGCCAGCAGCAGACTGAAGCCGCATAA
- the mtnC gene encoding acireductone synthase translates to MIRAIVTDIEGTTSDIRFVHQVLFPYARERLGEFIRSHANDAEVAAPLAALRAEIAQPDADNELLITTLYRFMDEDRKSTALKALQGIIWRSGYQNGDFQGHLYPEVAEQLAAWQQQGLKLFVYSSGSVEAQKLLFGYSVAGDLQPLFSGYFDTHVGAKRESQSYQNIAKAIGLEPTELLFLSDIHQELDAARLAGWHTCQLIRDAADPQSQHRQVNRFDYIELGEFV, encoded by the coding sequence ATGATCCGCGCCATCGTCACCGATATTGAAGGCACCACCAGCGATATCCGTTTTGTGCATCAGGTGCTGTTCCCCTATGCCCGTGAGCGGCTGGGGGAGTTTATCCGCAGCCATGCCAACGACGCCGAAGTTGCGGCTCCGCTGGCGGCATTGCGTGCAGAGATCGCGCAGCCGGACGCCGATAATGAGCTGCTTATTACCACCCTTTATCGCTTTATGGATGAAGATCGCAAATCGACCGCGTTGAAGGCTTTGCAGGGCATTATCTGGCGCAGCGGCTATCAAAACGGCGATTTTCAGGGGCATCTCTACCCCGAGGTGGCCGAACAGCTGGCCGCTTGGCAGCAGCAAGGATTGAAACTGTTCGTCTATTCCTCCGGCTCGGTTGAAGCGCAAAAGCTGCTGTTTGGTTACAGCGTTGCGGGAGATCTGCAACCGCTGTTCAGTGGTTACTTTGATACGCACGTAGGGGCCAAGCGTGAAAGCCAGTCGTATCAGAATATCGCTAAGGCTATTGGCCTGGAGCCAACTGAACTGTTGTTCCTGTCCGATATCCATCAGGAACTGGACGCGGCGCGGCTGGCGGGTTGGCACACTTGCCAACTGATCCGTGACGCTGCCGATCCACAAAGCCAGCACCGGCAGGTTAACCGTTTTGATTACATCGAATTAGGGGAGTTTGTCTAA
- the lpcA gene encoding D-sedoheptulose 7-phosphate isomerase: MYHDLIRSELNEAADTLAKFLSDDANIDTIQRAAVLLADSFKAGGKVLSCGNGGSHCDAMHFAEELTGRYRENRPGYPAIAISDVSHLSCVSNDFGYEYVFSRYVESVGREGDVLLGISTSGNSGNIIKAIEAARAKGMKVITLTGKDGGKMAGSADVEIRVPHFGYADRIQEIHIKAIHILIMLIEKEMVKA, encoded by the coding sequence ATGTACCACGATTTAATTCGCAGTGAACTGAATGAAGCGGCTGATACTCTGGCTAAATTCCTTAGCGATGACGCCAACATTGACACCATCCAACGCGCGGCAGTACTGCTGGCGGATTCCTTTAAAGCCGGCGGGAAAGTGCTCTCCTGCGGTAACGGTGGTTCGCATTGTGATGCGATGCACTTCGCAGAAGAGTTGACTGGCCGCTACCGTGAGAATCGCCCAGGCTATCCGGCCATCGCGATTTCTGACGTTAGCCACCTGTCTTGCGTCAGCAACGATTTTGGCTATGAATACGTATTTTCCCGCTATGTGGAATCCGTAGGCCGTGAAGGCGACGTGCTGTTGGGGATCTCCACCTCCGGCAACTCTGGCAACATCATCAAAGCGATTGAAGCCGCCCGTGCCAAAGGGATGAAAGTGATCACCCTGACCGGTAAAGACGGTGGCAAAATGGCCGGTAGCGCCGACGTGGAAATCCGTGTGCCGCACTTTGGCTACGCCGACCGTATCCAGGAAATCCATATCAAAGCGATCCACATCTTGATCATGTTGATCGAAAAAGAGATGGTTAAAGCTTAA
- a CDS encoding class II glutamine amidotransferase: MCELLGMSANVPTDICFSFTGLVQRGGRTGPHKDGWGITFYEGNGCRTFKDPQPSFNSPIARLVQEYPIKSCAVVSHIRQANRGEVALENTHPFTRELWGRNWTYAHNGQLKGYRQLATGNFRPVGQTDSEYAFCWLLHQLALKYPRTPSNWPAVFRYIALLADRLREKGVFNMLLSDGRFVMAYCSTNLYWITRRAPFGKATLLDQDVEIDFQRQTTPDDVVTVIATQPLTGNETWHKIAPGEFALFHYGERLAAGERVVAGLNR; this comes from the coding sequence ATGTGTGAACTGCTCGGGATGAGCGCCAACGTACCAACCGACATCTGCTTTAGCTTTACCGGGCTGGTACAGCGCGGTGGCCGAACCGGGCCACATAAAGATGGCTGGGGCATTACCTTCTATGAAGGCAACGGTTGTCGCACATTCAAGGATCCCCAACCCAGCTTTAATTCACCTATTGCCCGTCTGGTGCAGGAATACCCGATCAAGTCCTGTGCCGTGGTCTCCCACATCCGCCAGGCTAATCGCGGTGAGGTGGCGCTGGAAAATACCCATCCCTTTACCCGTGAGCTGTGGGGTCGCAACTGGACTTACGCTCACAATGGGCAACTGAAAGGCTATCGCCAACTGGCGACCGGCAATTTCCGCCCGGTAGGGCAGACCGACAGTGAATATGCCTTCTGCTGGCTGTTACATCAGTTGGCGCTAAAATACCCGCGCACTCCCAGCAACTGGCCAGCCGTGTTTCGCTATATCGCGTTATTGGCCGATCGGCTCAGAGAGAAAGGGGTGTTCAACATGCTGTTGTCAGATGGGCGCTTTGTGATGGCCTATTGCTCCACCAACCTTTACTGGATCACCCGGCGAGCACCGTTTGGCAAAGCCACCTTGCTCGATCAGGACGTAGAGATTGATTTTCAGCGGCAGACCACGCCGGATGACGTGGTCACGGTCATTGCGACCCAACCGCTGACGGGCAACGAAACCTGGCACAAGATTGCACCAGGCGAGTTTGCGTTATTTCACTACGGTGAGCGGCTGGCTGCGGGCGAACGGGTTGTTGCTGGTCTCAATCGTTGA
- a CDS encoding 1,2-dihydroxy-3-keto-5-methylthiopentene dioxygenase, producing the protein MSGLTIFSDKEPQQPLWQSQDAQAIQQQLAQIGVRFERWQADRELGESPQPEAVIAAYQHEIDRLVAEKGYQSWDVISMRPDNAQREVLREKFLAEHTHGEDEVRFFVEGAGLFCLHLEGKIFQILCEKNDLISVPANTRHWFDMGSAPNFTAIRVFDNPEGWVAHFTGDQIAEAYPKLD; encoded by the coding sequence ATGAGTGGATTGACCATTTTTAGCGATAAAGAGCCGCAGCAGCCGTTATGGCAGAGCCAGGATGCGCAGGCTATCCAGCAGCAGTTGGCGCAGATTGGCGTACGTTTTGAGCGTTGGCAGGCCGATCGCGAGTTGGGCGAGAGCCCACAGCCAGAAGCGGTGATTGCCGCCTATCAGCATGAGATCGACCGGCTGGTGGCGGAAAAGGGCTACCAAAGCTGGGATGTGATCAGCATGCGTCCGGACAACGCCCAGCGTGAAGTGCTGCGGGAGAAATTCCTGGCCGAGCATACTCATGGCGAGGATGAGGTGCGCTTCTTTGTCGAAGGGGCGGGGCTGTTTTGCCTGCATCTGGAAGGCAAAATCTTCCAAATCCTGTGCGAGAAAAACGACCTGATCTCGGTGCCAGCCAATACTCGCCACTGGTTTGATATGGGCTCGGCCCCCAACTTCACCGCCATCCGCGTATTTGATAATCCGGAAGGTTGGGTGGCCCATTTCACCGGCGACCAGATTGCCGAGGCATATCCAAAGCTAGATTGA